The following coding sequences lie in one Apium graveolens cultivar Ventura chromosome 3, ASM990537v1, whole genome shotgun sequence genomic window:
- the LOC141710807 gene encoding uncharacterized protein LOC141710807 produces the protein MVIEQGVMRDRVTELSKANSSYRAEISELEVANRNLEKGMEEIGVKVKGLEKSLSDEQKGRRDLEAELSDFCEKYQALEKENTSLKLEMDKGVEDIAKALGDGYGRYYRRMQSAGLDVSEHCFENYLRDYAAANKEQEQVDDEPNDP, from the exons ATGGTCATTGAGCAGGGAGTTATGAGGGATCGAGTCACAGAGTTGTCTAAAGCTAACTCTAGTTATCGTGCAGAG ATAAGTGAGCTTGAAGTTGCTAACAGAAATCTCGAGAAGGGAATGGAAGAGATTGGAGTGAAGGTGAAGGGGTTAGAGAAATCACTGTCTGACGAACAAAAGGGAAGAAGGGACTTGGAAGCTGAGCTATCAGACTTCTGTGAAAAGTATCAGGCTTTGGAGAAGGAGAACACCTCCCTAAAGTTAGAAATGGATAAGGGGGTCGAGGACATTGCTAAAGCTCTCGGGGATGGCTACGGTCGATATTACAGGAGGATGCAGTCCGCAGGTCTCGATGTGTCAGAGCATTGCTTTGAAAATTACCTTCGGGATTATGCTGCCGCTAACAAGGAGCAGGAACAAGTTGATGATGAGCCTAATGACCCTTGA
- the LOC141714410 gene encoding uncharacterized protein LOC141714410, producing MAFGLEAVSPVEFVLNSPRVENFNSNTSQEGLNFHNIFLEEVRDEAAAKVLQHQERTAAYFNKKVKVKRFLIGDLVLRESAASQPTVTGKFKAPWEGPYQVTDIVAPKTYRLAQLDETPVKNTWNGIHLKKFYQ from the coding sequence ATGGCTTTTGGCCTTGAGGCTGTCTCCCCTGTTGAGTTCGTTCTAAATTCTCCAAGGGTCGAGAACTTTAACTCCAATACCTCACAAGAAGGACTCAAtttccataatatttttttagAGGAAGTTAGAGATGAGGCAGCGGCAAAAGTTCTCCAACACCAAGAACGAACAGCGGCCTACTTTAACAAGAAGGTGAAGGTGAAAAGGTTTTTGATTGGAGACCTAGTACTCCGAGAGTCGGCAGCATCACAACCCACTGTCACGGGAAAATTCAAGGCCCCATGGGAAGGCCCTTATCAAGTAACTGACATCGTGGCACCGAAGACTTACCGACTAGCGCAGCTCGATGAAACTCCGGTAAAAAACACTTGGAATGGCATCCACCTAAAGAAGTTTTATCAATGA